From one Scophthalmus maximus strain ysfricsl-2021 chromosome 19, ASM2237912v1, whole genome shotgun sequence genomic stretch:
- the kazald3 gene encoding kazal-type serine peptidase inhibitor domain 3 yields the protein MPGARSLALLGLCLTLHTCRASPDHDPPDHDPPDHDLQDHDPPDHDPPDHDLQDHDPPDHDPPDHDPQDHDPPDHDPPDHDPPDHDPQDHDLQDHDPPDHDPPDHDPQDHDPQDHDPPDHDPPDHDPPDHDPQDHDLQDHDPPDHDPPDHDPQDHDPQDHDPPDHDPPDHDPPDHDLQDHDPPDHDPPDHDPADHDPQDHDPPDHDPPDHDLQDHDPPDHDPQDHDPPDEDPGGGGGRSRTGGCGRCELDLCPESRSCRAGLVPDSCGCCRECGNLEGQACDPGDRSVFYGLCGTGLRCQVDPRAAGGGGGGDEEEDEEEDEEEVCVCEEQEPVCGSDGTTYMNMCQFRETAFSRPELRTRGRGPCRTVPVIKVRPQSQVNGTGSSLVFLCEVFAFPMAQVEWRREGRDVVLPGDDPHISVQSRGGPLKFELSSWLQIEGAELADSGTYRCIARNNLGSVSASAVLGVLGPEEMSSYLASSVSEMEQLMDDATDYDQDSY from the exons ATGCCGGGGGCGAGAAGTCTCGCTCTGCTCGGTCTCTGTCTGACCCTCCACACGTGCCGAGCCTCCCCGGACCACGACCCCCCGGACCACGACCCCCCGGACCACGACCTGCAGGACCACGACCCCCCGGACCACGACCCGCCGGACCACGACCTGCAGGACCACGACCCGCCGGACCACGACCCCCCGGACCACGACCCGCAGGACCACGACCCGCCGGACCACGACCCCCCGGACCACGACCCCCCGGACCACGACCCGCAGGACCACGACCTGCAGGACCACGACCCCCCGGACCACGACCCGCCGGACCACGACCCGCAGGACCACGACCCGCAGGACCACGACCCGCCGGACCACGACCCCCCGGACCACGACCCCCCGGACCACGACCCGCAGGACCACGACCTGCAGGACCACGACCCCCCGGACCACGACCCGCCGGACCACGACCCGCAGGACCACGACCCGCAGGACCACGACCCCCCGGACCACGACCCGCCGGACCACGACCCCCCGGACCACGACTTGCAGGACCACGACCCCCCGGACCACGACCCCCCGGACCACGACCCGGCGGACCACGACCCGCAGGACCACGACCCGCCGGACCACGACCCCCCGGACCACGACCTGCAGGACCACGACCCCCCGGACCACGACCCGCAGGACCACGACCCGCCGGACGAGGACccgggcggcggcgggggccGGAGCCGGACCGGGGGCTGCGGGCGGTGTGAGCTGGACCTGTGCCCGGAGAGCCGCAGCTGCAGGGCGGGTCTGGTGCCGGACTCCTGCGGCTGCTGTCGGGAGTGCGGGAACCTGGAGGGTCAAGCCTGCGACCCGGGGGACCGGAGTGTCTTCTACGGGCTCTGCGGGACCGGACTGCGGTGTCAGGTGGACCCGCGggccgcaggaggaggaggagggggggatgaagaggaggatgaagaggaggatgaagaggaggtgtgtgtgtgtgaggagcaggaACCTGTCTGTGGCTCCGACGGAACAACATACATGAACATGTGTCAGTTCAGAGAGACAGCGTTCTCCAGACCAGAGCTCCGGACCAGAGGGAGGGGGCCCTGCAGGaccg tcccCGTCATTAAGGTCCGTCCTCAGAGTCAGGTGAACGGGACAGGAAGCAGTCTGGTGTTCCTGTGCGAGGTCTTTGCGTTCCCCATGGCCCAGGTcgagtggaggagggagggacgggaCGTGGTCCTGCCCGGGGACGACCCCCACATCTCTGTCCAG TCTAGGGGCGGTCCTCTGAAATTCGAGCTTTCCAGTTGGCTGCAGATTGAGGGGGCGGAGCTAGCAGACTCTGGGACTTACCGCTGCATTGCTCGCAACAACCTGGGATCCGTCTCCGCCTCGGCTGTTCTGGGAGTCCTGGGACCAG aggagATGTCGTCCTACCTGGCCAGCAGCGTTTCAGAGATGGAGCAGCTGATGGACGACGCCACAGACTACGACCAGGACTCCTACTGA